The Leptospira sp. WS39.C2 genome contains a region encoding:
- a CDS encoding SpoIIE family protein phosphatase, with product MNRKTLFWDLTLKLEAFTHTVPVPFAVYYAIITQKMEPNHWKIFIALCLVFATGIGLLGTFIRHLLLKYLFAKIEKMKLPLDVSKPLTSEEIEYAKSVKIFLFRYPLIEAIIIVIRWLSGVIPISLLFFYLVAYTPSVARSAIFTFVMIAPISFVTYYFISESAIRNLFDLPQFKNIELQEKDIPKFNYFTRILVAFFSLAILPFVVFSYILYSLATGEIAVEDPMIPIVTVSFIFVIPLIVCSYVVAKSVNEGLNETSRSLGELAKGNFDVIVTPKSSDDFAKQAFYLNSVIGTLKNMYKEIRNLNEGLEEKVTLRTDELNQSLIDISKLKIQQDGDYYLIYQLLNPFVIKDIKSDSFVVEHFLRQKKSFEFKNKKYEIGGDINISHTIYLKDSKFLLFVNADAMGKSMQGAGGALVFGSVFQSIVQRTKTDPGFKNLSPEDWLRSNLQELQLIFETFDGTMLVSLSMGLIEESSGKLYFLNAEHPLLVLYRNGKANFLFPIVSYRKLGTLGAFPITEVNQFQLKPSDVLLIGSDGKDDLLTKNRDGEWEVLSEDDNFLEIVEHTKGDLETIIQNIDSLGQVIDDLSIIRISYERN from the coding sequence ATGAACAGGAAAACTTTATTCTGGGACTTAACTTTAAAACTTGAGGCTTTTACACATACCGTTCCTGTACCTTTCGCAGTTTATTACGCCATCATCACCCAAAAGATGGAACCAAACCATTGGAAGATCTTTATCGCCTTATGTCTCGTATTTGCAACTGGGATTGGATTATTAGGAACTTTCATTCGCCATTTACTTTTAAAGTATCTTTTCGCCAAAATCGAAAAAATGAAACTCCCCTTGGATGTTTCAAAACCTCTCACGTCAGAAGAAATAGAATATGCAAAGTCTGTAAAAATATTTCTCTTTCGATACCCTTTGATTGAAGCAATCATCATTGTCATACGTTGGTTATCCGGTGTTATACCGATTAGTTTACTATTTTTTTATTTGGTTGCATACACTCCTTCCGTTGCACGTTCAGCAATCTTTACCTTTGTCATGATTGCTCCCATTTCGTTTGTGACTTATTATTTTATTAGCGAAAGTGCAATCCGAAATCTATTTGATCTCCCACAATTCAAAAACATAGAACTACAAGAAAAAGATATTCCAAAATTTAACTACTTCACAAGGATCCTTGTTGCATTTTTTAGTTTGGCTATACTTCCTTTTGTGGTATTCTCTTATATTTTATATTCATTAGCAACTGGTGAAATCGCAGTGGAGGATCCAATGATCCCAATTGTCACTGTATCCTTTATTTTTGTTATCCCACTCATTGTATGTTCCTATGTAGTAGCTAAGTCAGTGAATGAAGGACTAAATGAAACTAGCCGATCACTTGGAGAATTGGCAAAAGGAAATTTTGATGTAATCGTAACTCCAAAATCAAGTGATGATTTCGCCAAACAAGCCTTCTATTTAAATTCTGTCATCGGTACTTTAAAAAACATGTACAAAGAAATCAGAAATTTAAATGAAGGATTAGAAGAAAAGGTTACTTTGAGGACTGACGAATTGAATCAATCCCTCATCGACATCAGCAAATTAAAAATCCAACAGGATGGAGATTATTATTTAATATACCAACTCCTTAATCCATTTGTAATCAAAGATATCAAAAGTGATTCATTCGTTGTTGAACATTTCCTCCGCCAAAAGAAATCCTTTGAATTTAAAAATAAAAAATATGAGATCGGTGGTGATATCAACATATCACATACAATTTATCTGAAAGACTCTAAATTTTTATTATTTGTCAATGCGGATGCAATGGGAAAATCAATGCAAGGTGCGGGCGGTGCATTGGTATTTGGATCGGTTTTCCAATCCATTGTACAAAGGACCAAAACTGACCCAGGTTTCAAAAACCTGAGTCCCGAGGATTGGCTCCGATCTAATTTACAAGAGTTACAATTAATTTTTGAAACCTTTGATGGAACCATGTTAGTATCACTCAGTATGGGTCTTATTGAAGAATCTTCAGGAAAACTCTATTTTCTCAATGCCGAACATCCCTTATTAGTGTTGTATCGAAATGGAAAGGCAAACTTTTTGTTTCCAATTGTTTCCTATCGTAAATTGGGCACATTGGGAGCATTCCCGATTACAGAAGTAAACCAATTCCAACTCAAACCGAGTGACGTTCTTTTGATTGGTTCCGATGGAAAAGATGATTTATTGACCAAAAACCGCGATGGGGAATGGGAAGTATTATCCGAAGATGATAACTTTTTGGAAATTGTGGAACACACGAAGGGTGATTTGGAAACCATCATCCAAAACATAGATTCTCTTGGCCAAGTGATCGACGATTTATCTATTATCCGTATCTCATACGAAAGGAATTGA
- a CDS encoding adenylate/guanylate cyclase domain-containing protein — protein sequence MVPKQKLQFLAFLLIYFIVPFSACLFTLIFANYTSSVFLPEKFLILFEATVATQDFTLFALTWAPFPIITIILFFYSLPVADYLFKKEKCSTLSEEKARHRIVHSPMIISLFGFTGWEFSTFLSVFRIDTLFPAAPPQSILTVTILFGFWGLFAFAFSYATTNFLNKTLIIPCVFPDGGLGKYATGKQFSIVTKQIIFWTASTLFPIILLIFGLLQRTNHNIFHLHYLIHTDVLFEVIAIMLFFSFVFSVTFAISIQHPLNQIEEATELIKDQKFDTRVTIFSSDELGLLGDAVNEMAEGLAERERIKDTFGRIVDPRVRDYLLSNEHSLGGKVVDATILFSDLRDFTKLSEKRTPEEVLYILNRYFQEMSNAIEVHGGFINKFIGDAILAVFGTPMPMLDHADRAFQTALEMQRNLEVLNQQFLKEGLTELKMGIGIHTGSLLVGNIGSMNRMEFTVIGDTVNTASRVEGLCKGLQKNLLITENTANLLAESIRNHLQLEGEYELKGRESKEKIYSYPIV from the coding sequence ATGGTACCAAAACAAAAACTTCAGTTTTTAGCGTTTTTACTCATCTATTTTATTGTCCCTTTTTCTGCCTGTTTATTCACATTAATTTTTGCAAATTACACAAGTTCTGTTTTTTTACCTGAAAAATTTTTGATTTTATTTGAAGCCACAGTTGCAACACAAGACTTCACCTTATTTGCATTAACCTGGGCACCATTTCCAATCATCACAATCATTTTGTTTTTTTACAGCCTACCTGTTGCTGATTATCTTTTTAAAAAAGAAAAATGTAGTACCTTGTCCGAAGAAAAAGCACGCCACCGGATAGTCCACTCTCCCATGATCATTAGTTTGTTTGGCTTTACCGGATGGGAGTTTTCAACCTTTTTATCAGTATTTCGGATCGATACATTGTTTCCGGCTGCCCCTCCTCAAAGTATTTTGACAGTCACCATTTTGTTTGGTTTTTGGGGACTTTTTGCTTTTGCTTTTTCGTATGCTACAACCAATTTTTTAAATAAAACATTAATCATTCCTTGTGTATTCCCTGATGGAGGACTTGGGAAGTATGCAACAGGAAAACAATTTTCAATTGTTACAAAACAAATCATATTTTGGACTGCCTCTACTTTATTTCCGATCATATTACTTATTTTTGGTTTATTACAAAGGACAAATCATAATATTTTCCACTTACACTATCTAATCCATACGGATGTATTATTTGAAGTCATTGCCATCATGTTGTTTTTTTCTTTTGTATTTTCTGTAACTTTTGCCATCAGTATACAACACCCTCTCAATCAAATTGAGGAAGCGACAGAACTTATTAAAGATCAAAAGTTTGATACTAGAGTTACAATCTTTAGCTCAGATGAACTTGGACTTCTTGGTGATGCAGTAAATGAAATGGCAGAGGGACTTGCCGAAAGAGAAAGGATCAAAGATACATTTGGTAGAATTGTGGACCCACGTGTAAGAGATTATCTTCTTTCCAACGAACATAGTTTAGGTGGCAAAGTTGTAGATGCAACTATTTTGTTCTCCGATTTAAGGGATTTTACAAAACTCTCTGAAAAAAGGACACCTGAAGAAGTTTTATACATTCTCAATCGTTACTTCCAAGAAATGAGTAACGCCATCGAAGTCCATGGTGGATTTATCAATAAATTTATTGGGGATGCCATCTTAGCTGTATTTGGGACACCTATGCCAATGTTAGACCATGCGGATCGTGCTTTCCAAACTGCCCTCGAGATGCAAAGGAATTTAGAAGTCCTCAACCAACAATTTCTAAAGGAAGGGTTAACAGAACTCAAAATGGGAATTGGGATCCATACAGGAAGTTTACTTGTAGGAAATATTGGATCCATGAACCGAATGGAGTTTACAGTCATTGGAGATACAGTGAACACTGCTTCACGTGTGGAAGGTTTGTGTAAAGGATTACAAAAAAACCTACTGATCACGGAAAACACAGCAAACCTACTCGCGGAATCCATCCGAAACCATTTACAACTAGAAGGTGAATATGAACTCAAAGGACGAGAATCCAAAGAGAAAATTTACTCCTATCCAATTGTTTGA
- a CDS encoding 3-hydroxyacyl-CoA dehydrogenase NAD-binding domain-containing protein, with product MREIKTVTILGANGAMGSGSAGVIAAFGGAKVHMLARDVEKAKQGIEAAVASVKTDTIRARMIPGSYDADLEKAVAESDWVFELVAESYEVKEPINTRIAKARRPGTIVSTVSSGLSIGRLAKAYDEDGQKHYYGTHFFNPPYKMILCELVTHSGNDKKVTQALGEYLDKVLGRAVVYTNDTPAFAGNRIGFQLMNEVAHFAEKYADKGGIALMDEIMSGYTGRAMGPLATADFVGLDVHKAIVDNIYDNTKDEAHETFKLPGYFQKLIDAGKLGMKSGGGLTKVVKHADGKREKFVYNIKTGEYDPYPKFDIPFIKEARQKIKDSDYKGAMDVVKKASGFEADIARYFISRYISYSLSLVGEVVDTKENTDGAMGFGFNWVPASAFVDFLGGPKETIKLMEQSKIPVPKLLKDAKEGKKFYELGDKLDARSLFKG from the coding sequence ATGAGAGAAATCAAAACTGTCACGATTTTAGGTGCCAACGGAGCCATGGGTTCTGGAAGTGCAGGCGTCATTGCTGCCTTCGGTGGTGCTAAAGTCCATATGCTCGCTAGAGATGTTGAAAAAGCAAAACAGGGTATCGAAGCCGCTGTCGCATCCGTAAAAACGGATACAATTCGCGCAAGAATGATCCCTGGTTCCTACGATGCGGATCTGGAAAAAGCTGTCGCAGAGTCAGATTGGGTATTCGAACTCGTGGCGGAAAGTTACGAAGTCAAAGAACCGATCAACACTCGTATCGCAAAAGCGCGCCGTCCAGGAACCATTGTTTCCACAGTGTCTTCTGGTCTTTCCATTGGTCGTTTGGCAAAAGCTTACGATGAAGATGGCCAAAAACACTATTACGGAACGCATTTTTTTAACCCTCCTTATAAAATGATCCTTTGTGAACTAGTCACTCACTCAGGTAACGATAAAAAAGTCACACAAGCGTTAGGTGAATACTTAGATAAAGTACTCGGCCGTGCTGTGGTTTATACAAATGACACTCCTGCATTTGCTGGAAACAGAATTGGATTTCAGTTGATGAACGAAGTGGCTCACTTTGCAGAAAAGTATGCTGACAAAGGTGGAATTGCCCTTATGGACGAAATCATGTCTGGTTACACTGGACGTGCGATGGGCCCACTGGCTACTGCAGACTTCGTAGGACTAGATGTTCACAAAGCCATCGTAGATAACATCTACGACAATACAAAAGACGAAGCACACGAAACATTCAAACTTCCTGGTTACTTCCAAAAGTTAATCGATGCTGGCAAACTTGGTATGAAATCTGGTGGTGGTCTCACAAAAGTTGTGAAACACGCTGACGGAAAACGTGAGAAGTTTGTTTACAATATCAAAACCGGTGAGTACGATCCGTACCCAAAATTTGATATTCCTTTTATCAAAGAAGCTCGCCAAAAAATCAAAGACTCCGATTACAAAGGTGCGATGGATGTAGTAAAAAAAGCTAGTGGCTTCGAAGCAGACATTGCTCGTTACTTCATTTCACGTTACATCAGTTATTCGCTCTCTCTCGTGGGAGAAGTAGTAGATACTAAAGAAAACACTGACGGCGCTATGGGTTTCGGTTTTAACTGGGTTCCCGCTTCTGCTTTCGTTGATTTCCTTGGTGGACCAAAAGAAACAATTAAGTTGATGGAGCAGTCTAAAATACCAGTTCCAAAACTTTTAAAAGATGCGAAAGAAGGCAAAAAGTTCTACGAACTTGGCGACAAACTGGACGCAAGGTCTCTTTTCAAAGGTTAA
- a CDS encoding MFS transporter — protein sequence MNHSKLKLPVKMGYGFAETGITAVQLFTQIYLLKYYTEIIGLNSSLAGIALSISVIWDAISDPLMGRISDQTKTRFGRRRPYIFIGGILLSISVLLLFSPPEISSQLGKFAYLLSVYLLVNTAMTVISVPHIALGGELSFERNERTSVFGWRLFFSNIGMLIGMIVPAAILQSLGDESAKENIITSRTVAGEIVSLVILVSSIITFLVTKGKDNVQADRSKQLPFFLSFGSVLKNKMFLILLFAFVIATIGRTFNSAIALYYYEYRLGLKESQVVINILLPFFVVLMLSIGFWVWISKRIGKKIPAFFGVFGLGLLTVIVYPLFPYGELRPPLIAAFFGGIFAGSILIMDSILTDVVDYDEYKTGEKREGLYFGIWKMGVKFSQAFGIAITGFLLDIIGFQNGVANQTQEVGFRLAIIFGPGVGFFFILGSVIFLFFPLTDAKHIQVQRILTKRTLKKIH from the coding sequence ATGAACCATTCTAAATTAAAACTTCCCGTCAAAATGGGATATGGGTTTGCTGAAACGGGCATAACAGCCGTTCAACTATTTACTCAAATTTATTTGCTCAAATACTATACAGAAATTATTGGTTTGAATTCTAGTTTAGCAGGAATTGCTTTATCAATTTCGGTCATTTGGGATGCAATTAGTGATCCACTAATGGGTAGGATTTCCGACCAAACAAAAACTCGATTTGGTAGGAGAAGGCCTTATATATTTATAGGAGGAATTTTATTATCCATATCAGTCTTATTACTCTTTTCTCCTCCTGAAATTTCTTCCCAACTTGGAAAATTTGCTTATTTACTTAGTGTATACCTTTTGGTGAACACAGCGATGACTGTCATTTCTGTGCCTCATATTGCATTAGGTGGTGAACTCAGTTTTGAAAGAAACGAACGAACTTCCGTATTTGGATGGAGGTTATTTTTTAGCAATATTGGCATGTTAATCGGCATGATTGTACCCGCTGCCATTTTACAGTCTTTAGGTGATGAAAGTGCAAAAGAAAACATCATCACTTCACGAACGGTTGCTGGAGAAATTGTTTCCCTTGTGATCCTTGTCTCATCCATCATTACATTCCTTGTGACAAAAGGAAAAGATAATGTCCAAGCAGACAGGTCCAAACAACTTCCTTTCTTTTTATCCTTTGGATCCGTTTTAAAAAACAAGATGTTTCTCATTTTATTGTTTGCTTTTGTCATCGCAACCATAGGTAGAACTTTTAATTCTGCGATTGCTTTATATTATTATGAATACCGTTTGGGTTTAAAAGAATCACAAGTGGTTATCAATATTTTATTACCTTTTTTTGTTGTATTGATGTTATCCATTGGGTTTTGGGTATGGATTTCCAAAAGGATCGGAAAAAAAATCCCTGCTTTTTTTGGCGTGTTTGGTTTAGGACTTCTTACTGTCATCGTGTATCCGCTGTTTCCTTATGGAGAGCTTAGACCTCCTCTCATTGCTGCATTTTTTGGAGGGATCTTTGCCGGATCTATTCTCATCATGGATTCCATTTTAACCGATGTTGTGGATTATGATGAATACAAAACTGGTGAAAAACGAGAAGGACTTTACTTTGGTATTTGGAAGATGGGTGTAAAATTTTCACAAGCGTTTGGAATAGCCATCACTGGTTTTTTACTCGATATCATTGGTTTCCAAAATGGTGTAGCCAACCAAACACAAGAGGTTGGATTTCGACTCGCAATAATCTTTGGTCCAGGAGTTGGGTTTTTCTTTATCTTAGGTTCTGTAATCTTTTTATTTTTCCCACTTACGGATGCAAAACACATCCAAGTCCAAAGAATCTTAACAAAAAGAACATTGAAAAAGATCCATTGA
- a CDS encoding DUF2721 domain-containing protein: protein MFESFSNSEILSGMITPAVLVSACASLIFSTANRLGRIFDRVNLLKSEVELLLDGKRSFHEQRMVYMRHQLSVQKKRAVLIQRSMAFLYLATSLFIISSLALAFTLAFAKNLNWIPTVIALSGGICLFFASALLLYESRYNLTFINRQIEFTEFLESEVQRK, encoded by the coding sequence ATGTTTGAATCATTTTCCAATTCAGAAATCCTATCAGGTATGATCACACCCGCTGTCCTTGTGTCTGCTTGTGCTAGTTTGATTTTTTCCACAGCGAATCGACTGGGAAGAATTTTTGATCGAGTGAATCTTTTGAAATCAGAAGTAGAACTTTTACTGGATGGAAAACGGAGTTTTCATGAACAAAGAATGGTGTATATGAGACACCAACTTTCCGTGCAAAAAAAACGAGCTGTTCTCATCCAACGATCGATGGCATTTTTATACTTAGCAACATCGTTATTTATTATTTCTAGTTTGGCTCTTGCGTTTACACTTGCTTTTGCCAAAAATCTAAACTGGATTCCAACTGTTATTGCTTTATCTGGAGGGATCTGTTTGTTTTTTGCCAGCGCACTTCTTTTGTATGAAAGCAGATACAACCTAACTTTTATTAACCGTCAGATTGAGTTTACTGAATTTTTAGAGAGTGAAGTGCAAAGAAAATAA
- a CDS encoding OsmC family protein translates to MSDVIQSGKQKMNFHVETVRVDSHSSLSRCKSAEIVLDTDLAGNPNALNPAELLLSALSACIIKGVERVAPILHFQMKGIQVIVDGIRQDVPPKMEFIRYTVIVDTEESDERLHLLHENIKKYGTVFNTIAPGTDLAGEIRRK, encoded by the coding sequence ATGTCCGATGTAATTCAAAGTGGGAAACAAAAAATGAATTTCCATGTGGAAACTGTCAGAGTGGATTCCCATTCGAGTTTATCTCGGTGTAAATCGGCTGAAATTGTATTGGATACAGATTTGGCGGGAAATCCAAATGCTTTGAATCCTGCGGAGTTATTACTTTCTGCACTTTCTGCCTGCATTATCAAGGGAGTCGAAAGAGTGGCTCCTATCCTTCATTTTCAAATGAAAGGGATCCAAGTGATCGTAGATGGAATCAGGCAAGATGTTCCACCTAAAATGGAATTCATTCGTTATACAGTAATTGTGGACACAGAAGAATCAGATGAACGTTTGCATCTGTTACACGAAAATATCAAAAAATATGGAACTGTCTTTAATACCATTGCACCTGGTACTGATTTGGCTGGTGAGATTCGAAGAAAATAA
- a CDS encoding methyl-accepting chemotaxis protein: MRKNLPITNHEVEFKEGTKITSKTDLKGIITYVNEDFLKISGFTQQELIGQPHNLIRHPEMPQEAFFDLWETVKSQNSWVGLVKNRCKNGDHYWVDANVSPIYEDGKHIGYMSVRTKATKEQIAKAEILYAKMRDGKWKEPTKKGLLSGISSLSIYLVQSFIGFLVLLLFAFSGLSNQQMISKPLLYGFGIILFSITFVFGLWKIKHNRHSFLKVIEYLKNLYQGRLKFDVELENGGDYAEVLQLIKKTQFEFRGMISQLIGNAEIVKTQIKGLTKAVEHIHVAFNELSLAMHSLAESSNVTRESSESIFHQMDALNHLIQSIRSESIAVKLESTTAHQIAMEGKNRSDTAMTQFFKAKNQIFKTSETIKDLGEKTKAIRKITETIAAISEKTNLLSLNASIESARAGDSGKGFAVVAGEVGLLAEQSKKSAKEISVFINELTNKILQTVADIEEGLTEVELGSNEFETVQSEMEKILINSEGTKASSEKISSSTEGTQDKSKTVLINMEKIQNQLTHTSSIVEELSAAAEEQKQTVAAIEESISNLDKVADRLDSVAFRFQF, translated from the coding sequence GTGCGTAAAAATCTACCCATCACCAATCATGAAGTGGAATTCAAAGAAGGGACCAAAATCACTTCCAAAACGGATTTAAAAGGTATCATCACGTATGTGAATGAAGACTTTCTCAAGATCAGTGGATTTACCCAACAAGAACTCATTGGCCAACCACATAATCTCATCCGCCATCCAGAGATGCCGCAGGAAGCATTTTTTGATTTATGGGAAACAGTAAAATCACAAAACTCATGGGTAGGTCTTGTCAAAAATCGGTGTAAAAATGGCGACCATTATTGGGTAGATGCAAACGTTTCTCCGATCTATGAAGATGGAAAACACATTGGGTATATGTCTGTTCGGACTAAGGCTACAAAAGAACAGATTGCCAAAGCAGAAATCCTTTATGCAAAGATGAGGGATGGTAAGTGGAAAGAACCAACAAAAAAAGGATTGTTGTCGGGAATTTCTTCTTTGTCTATTTATCTTGTGCAATCATTCATTGGTTTTCTTGTATTACTTCTATTTGCTTTTTCAGGTTTATCAAACCAACAAATGATTTCAAAACCTTTGTTATATGGATTTGGAATTATATTATTTTCGATTACTTTTGTATTCGGATTGTGGAAAATCAAACACAACAGACATTCCTTTTTGAAAGTGATTGAATATTTGAAGAACTTATACCAAGGACGTTTGAAATTTGATGTTGAGTTAGAAAATGGTGGGGATTACGCCGAAGTTTTACAACTGATTAAAAAAACACAGTTTGAATTCCGAGGAATGATCTCACAACTCATAGGGAATGCTGAAATTGTTAAAACTCAAATTAAGGGTCTAACAAAAGCAGTGGAACACATACATGTTGCGTTTAATGAATTATCACTTGCTATGCATTCCCTTGCGGAATCAAGTAATGTGACTAGAGAAAGTTCAGAAAGTATTTTCCATCAAATGGATGCTTTGAACCATCTCATCCAAAGCATTCGTTCAGAATCGATAGCTGTCAAATTGGAATCAACCACTGCCCATCAGATTGCCATGGAAGGGAAAAATCGGTCTGATACAGCAATGACACAATTTTTTAAGGCAAAAAATCAGATCTTTAAAACTTCGGAAACAATCAAAGATTTGGGTGAAAAAACAAAAGCAATTCGTAAGATCACGGAAACAATTGCAGCAATCTCAGAAAAGACCAACTTGCTTTCGTTAAATGCATCGATTGAATCGGCAAGAGCAGGTGACTCTGGAAAGGGTTTTGCCGTTGTTGCTGGTGAAGTGGGACTACTAGCAGAACAATCCAAAAAATCTGCAAAAGAGATTTCTGTTTTTATCAATGAACTCACAAACAAAATTTTACAAACCGTTGCAGATATCGAGGAAGGTTTAACTGAAGTAGAACTTGGTTCGAATGAATTTGAAACAGTTCAATCAGAGATGGAAAAAATCTTAATCAATTCAGAAGGCACAAAGGCAAGTTCTGAAAAAATCAGTAGTTCAACGGAAGGAACTCAAGACAAATCCAAAACAGTTCTTATCAATATGGAAAAAATCCAAAACCAGTTGACACATACTTCATCCATTGTGGAAGAATTGTCGGCAGCGGCCGAAGAACAAAAACAAACTGTCGCAGCGATTGAGGAATCGATTTCAAATTTAGATAAAGTAGCGGACAGACTAGATTCCGTTGCCTTCCGATTTCAGTTTTAA
- a CDS encoding acetyl-CoA acetyltransferase, with product MSEKVFVLGGEQTDFQRNWTKEGKTFMSMMREVLDDALEKVGISYDEIKRLNKENRVAVFVGNFDAEQYANQGHLGAFLTEVNPALFGVPGARYEAACASGSVALDAAITHIRAEDYDLAIVLGVEVMKTVSSSVGGDFLGTAAYYEKEAKGVQFPFPKLFGKLADVILERYELKEERFMDALAEISRINYANAKRNPKAQTRTWFMNKEHAMARGGDNNMAVGGRLCITDCSQVTDGAAVTILASKDYTKEYAKKTGRKIDDIPRVKGWGHRVAPITFEAKKQESVGDKYILPWTRQTVKDAYKRADMDVKNIDVFETHDCFTSSEYAAISAFGISEPGKEHIAIEEGTIDFGGKKPINPSGGLIGVGHPVGASGVRMMLDLYKQVTNTAGDYQVKGAKNGLMLNIGGSATTNFVFILGK from the coding sequence ATGAGTGAAAAAGTATTTGTACTAGGCGGAGAACAAACCGACTTCCAAAGAAATTGGACAAAAGAAGGAAAAACCTTCATGTCCATGATGCGTGAAGTATTAGATGATGCTCTTGAAAAAGTAGGCATTAGTTATGATGAAATCAAACGTTTGAACAAAGAAAACCGTGTTGCGGTTTTTGTTGGAAACTTTGATGCAGAACAGTATGCCAACCAAGGACACTTGGGTGCTTTCCTTACAGAAGTAAACCCTGCTCTTTTTGGAGTTCCTGGTGCTCGTTACGAAGCAGCTTGTGCTTCCGGATCGGTTGCACTTGATGCAGCGATCACACATATCCGTGCGGAAGATTACGATCTAGCGATTGTACTTGGTGTGGAAGTGATGAAAACTGTTTCTTCTTCTGTGGGTGGTGACTTTCTTGGAACTGCTGCTTATTACGAAAAAGAAGCGAAAGGAGTTCAATTTCCTTTCCCAAAACTTTTCGGAAAACTAGCAGATGTTATCCTTGAGCGTTACGAACTGAAAGAAGAACGTTTTATGGATGCTCTTGCTGAAATTTCTCGTATCAACTACGCAAACGCAAAACGTAACCCAAAAGCGCAAACTCGCACATGGTTCATGAACAAAGAACATGCGATGGCTCGTGGTGGTGATAATAATATGGCTGTAGGTGGTAGACTTTGTATCACTGACTGTTCTCAAGTAACAGACGGTGCTGCGGTAACCATCCTTGCATCCAAAGATTACACAAAAGAATACGCTAAAAAAACTGGCCGTAAAATTGATGACATCCCTCGTGTGAAGGGTTGGGGTCACCGTGTAGCACCAATTACATTTGAAGCAAAAAAACAAGAATCCGTTGGGGACAAATACATCCTTCCATGGACTCGCCAAACTGTAAAAGATGCTTACAAACGTGCTGACATGGATGTAAAAAACATTGATGTGTTCGAAACACATGACTGTTTTACTTCTTCTGAGTATGCTGCGATTTCTGCTTTTGGAATTTCAGAACCAGGAAAAGAACACATCGCCATTGAAGAAGGAACCATTGATTTTGGTGGTAAAAAACCAATCAATCCATCTGGTGGACTCATTGGTGTGGGTCACCCAGTAGGTGCATCTGGCGTTCGTATGATGCTCGACCTCTACAAACAAGTCACAAACACAGCTGGTGATTACCAAGTAAAAGGTGCTAAAAATGGCCTTATGCTGAACATCGGTGGATCTGCGACTACGAACTTCGTGTTCATTTTAGGTAAGTAG